From Maritimibacter sp. DP1N21-5, a single genomic window includes:
- a CDS encoding ABC transporter ATP-binding protein/permease has product MTARPDNPLATLIGDKARSLRAPSVLAVIASLLWLPQAAVLATLLAGFVTQTPVVSPLTAALMLSAIALIRLLLSSRAEALAFALAEDVIRRQRRRILMREATAALPSGPGTTATLAREKLDSLIPYLTRYAPAHARTMVLPPVILAVALSQSWAVALVLLVAGPVIPVFMALIGRAAEGASARHLAGIATLSDLLVDRLAALPDIRILGAGSRVTERFASEARDLADRAMSVLRLAFLSSTVLELFAALGTAMTAVWVGFSLLGVIGWGTWTGGLSPFAGIFLLLLTPDYFQPLRDLAAAWHDRAAARAVAKEFADWEATPRPAILGGLTSSDPLPGPATLAWAGLSARGIRYPDARIAPGETVALTGPSGAGKSTLLALLAGLMAPDTGTITVAGLPLDHGTADGWRGRVGWMPQSPRFPDAPLSEVIGTADAGILAAAQLTEVVARLTDGLATTLGETGAGLSGGEARRVLVARLLATAPDVVLADEPTADLDGATAGAITDALLTLAARGTTLIVASHDPALIARLDRVIEVSP; this is encoded by the coding sequence GTGACCGCGCGACCAGACAATCCACTTGCCACCCTCATCGGCGACAAGGCCCGCAGCCTGCGCGCCCCTTCGGTGCTGGCCGTCATCGCCTCGCTTCTCTGGCTGCCTCAGGCCGCAGTTCTCGCGACGCTTCTCGCGGGCTTCGTCACGCAGACCCCGGTCGTCTCCCCGCTTACCGCTGCGTTGATGCTTTCCGCGATCGCGCTGATCCGTTTATTGCTTTCGTCCCGGGCCGAGGCGCTTGCCTTCGCGCTGGCCGAAGATGTCATCCGCCGCCAGCGCCGGCGCATCCTCATGCGCGAGGCCACCGCCGCGCTCCCCTCCGGTCCAGGCACGACCGCGACGCTTGCGCGGGAAAAACTCGACAGCCTCATCCCCTACCTGACCCGCTACGCGCCCGCCCATGCCCGCACCATGGTGTTGCCGCCGGTGATCCTTGCCGTCGCGCTTTCGCAAAGCTGGGCCGTGGCGCTGGTTCTTCTGGTCGCGGGCCCGGTGATCCCTGTGTTCATGGCGCTTATCGGACGCGCCGCCGAAGGGGCTTCGGCCCGACACCTCGCAGGTATCGCGACGCTTTCCGACCTTCTCGTCGATCGTCTCGCAGCGCTGCCTGACATCCGCATTCTCGGCGCGGGGTCCCGGGTGACCGAGCGCTTCGCCAGTGAAGCCCGCGACCTCGCCGATCGCGCCATGTCGGTCCTGCGGCTGGCCTTCCTGTCGTCCACGGTGCTGGAGCTTTTTGCCGCCCTCGGCACGGCCATGACCGCTGTCTGGGTGGGATTCTCGCTCCTGGGCGTGATCGGCTGGGGCACATGGACCGGGGGCCTCAGCCCATTCGCGGGCATTTTCCTCCTGTTGCTCACACCGGACTATTTCCAACCCTTGCGCGATCTCGCCGCAGCTTGGCACGACCGCGCCGCCGCCCGCGCAGTGGCCAAGGAGTTCGCGGATTGGGAGGCGACCCCCCGACCTGCGATCCTCGGCGGCCTTACCTCGTCGGATCCGCTTCCCGGACCGGCGACGCTCGCTTGGGCCGGGCTTTCCGCGCGGGGCATCCGCTATCCGGACGCCCGCATCGCCCCGGGTGAAACCGTGGCGCTCACCGGCCCCTCCGGCGCGGGGAAATCCACGCTCCTTGCGCTTCTCGCAGGTCTCATGGCCCCCGATACCGGGACCATCACTGTCGCCGGGCTGCCGCTCGACCATGGCACGGCCGATGGCTGGCGCGGTCGGGTCGGCTGGATGCCCCAGTCGCCCCGCTTTCCCGACGCGCCCCTGTCCGAGGTGATCGGCACGGCGGACGCCGGCATCCTCGCCGCCGCGCAATTGACCGAGGTGGTCGCCCGCCTGACCGACGGCCTCGCCACGACCCTTGGCGAAACCGGCGCGGGCCTTTCCGGGGGCGAAGCCCGCCGTGTCCTCGTCGCCCGGCTTCTCGCCACCGCACCGGACGTGGTCCTTGCCGACGAGCCGACGGCCGATCTCGACGGCGCGACCGCTGGGGCGATCACGGATGCCCTTCTGACGCTCGCCGCCCGGGGGACAACGCTCATCGTCGCCAGCCATGACCCCGCCCTCATCGCCCGACTGGACCGTGTGATCGAGGTGTCGCCATGA
- the cydB gene encoding cytochrome d ubiquinol oxidase subunit II — MILHEFVSFEFLRVAWWVLLGVLLIGFALTDGFDMGVGALLPFIGKTDVERRVIINTVGPVWEGNQVWFILGGGAIFAAWPPLYAVSFSGFYLAMFLILAALIVRPVAFKYRSKREDPVWRNRWDWALFAGGAVPATVFGVAVGNVLQGVPFYLTDSLVPMYEGGAFGKLFALLNPFALLAGLVSISMLTMHGAAWLGLKADGVIATRARRVGVVAGLVAAAAYALAGVWLWLGIDGYQFVNEVAKDGPSNPLYNEVIRTGTWFDAYAKRPWAMIAPIFGFLGIGLAILGLRAGRGGTTLLASKLGIFGIIASVGTVMFPFILPSTVDPDSSLTVWDASSSHLTLFIMLVATAIFLPIILAYTAWVYKVLWGKVTEEDVTGSGHSY, encoded by the coding sequence ATGATCCTGCATGAATTCGTCAGTTTCGAGTTCCTCCGCGTCGCCTGGTGGGTGCTGCTGGGCGTGCTGCTCATCGGCTTCGCCCTTACAGACGGGTTCGACATGGGGGTGGGCGCGCTCCTTCCGTTCATCGGCAAGACCGACGTGGAGCGCCGCGTGATCATCAACACCGTCGGCCCGGTGTGGGAGGGCAACCAGGTCTGGTTCATCCTGGGCGGTGGCGCGATCTTCGCCGCATGGCCGCCGCTCTATGCGGTGAGCTTTTCGGGATTCTACCTCGCGATGTTCCTGATCCTGGCGGCGCTGATCGTCCGACCCGTGGCCTTCAAGTATCGCTCGAAACGCGAAGACCCCGTCTGGCGCAACCGCTGGGACTGGGCGCTTTTCGCCGGTGGGGCGGTGCCCGCCACCGTCTTCGGGGTCGCGGTGGGCAACGTGTTGCAGGGCGTGCCTTTCTATCTGACCGACAGCCTCGTCCCGATGTATGAAGGCGGTGCCTTCGGCAAGCTGTTCGCGCTTCTCAACCCCTTCGCGCTGCTCGCGGGCCTCGTCTCGATCTCGATGCTCACAATGCATGGCGCGGCCTGGCTCGGGCTCAAGGCCGATGGGGTGATCGCAACTCGGGCCCGCCGGGTGGGCGTGGTCGCGGGTCTTGTCGCCGCTGCGGCCTATGCGCTCGCCGGTGTCTGGCTCTGGCTCGGGATCGACGGCTATCAGTTCGTGAACGAGGTCGCAAAGGACGGCCCTTCCAACCCGCTCTACAACGAGGTCATCCGCACGGGCACCTGGTTCGACGCCTATGCCAAAAGGCCCTGGGCGATGATCGCGCCGATCTTCGGGTTCCTCGGGATCGGGCTCGCCATCCTGGGGCTGCGCGCCGGGCGGGGGGGAACGACGCTCCTCGCTTCCAAACTCGGGATCTTCGGGATCATCGCTTCGGTGGGCACGGTGATGTTCCCCTTCATCCTGCCCTCGACCGTGGACCCGGATTCCTCGCTCACGGTCTGGGACGCGTCATCCAGTCACCTCACGCTTTTCATCATGCTGGTCGCCACGGCGATCTTTCTGCCGATCATCTTGGCCTATACGGCCTGGGTCTACAAAGTGCTCTGGGGCAAGGTCACGGAGGAAGACGTGACCGGTTCCGGGCATAGTTACTAG
- a CDS encoding tetratricopeptide repeat protein has protein sequence MTQFRALAATLVFLPMTAIAQGDEPADMASDKAPTAVIQPEVGADGEKLPLKADMTPEVEEPLGSESAKPVPDDVDRSQNAIASEADAAPERPASDAREPHVDPAPSVPASDAPEAAPAPVAEEPPTDVAVPEPTPPEPEPDPLAIAAAECLDIAGPASAGVPTGAADADGQKARLARAAAACSEAATADPADPAVLFHAASIAQAKGDARTTFALLTRASVAGFGPAEARLGDYFLFGVGPQGQNIQKAVEHFQRAAALGDAAGMTTLALLHQVATGVPRDPARMVELMTGAADQGYHFAQYRLAQTYLTGEGFPGRADAALGIPDTAKAVDYFTRAADQGNLAAALELSTLYADPASGLPDNPAEQIRLTRMVANTGHAPAVAQMGVFYETGRGVAYDPAVAAGLYVKALESGELAFADLRRGAPGPWDRDTAIAFQLVLQERGLYNGALDGIVGAGTAAAAAQLATP, from the coding sequence GTGACGCAATTTCGTGCCTTGGCCGCTACGCTCGTCTTCTTGCCGATGACGGCGATTGCACAAGGCGACGAGCCTGCGGACATGGCGTCCGACAAGGCCCCGACCGCTGTCATCCAGCCTGAAGTCGGCGCGGATGGGGAGAAGCTCCCCCTCAAGGCCGATATGACGCCCGAAGTTGAAGAGCCGCTCGGCAGCGAGAGCGCCAAGCCCGTGCCCGACGACGTCGACCGGTCGCAGAACGCGATCGCCTCGGAGGCAGACGCAGCGCCCGAAAGGCCGGCGAGCGACGCGAGAGAGCCACATGTCGATCCCGCGCCATCCGTGCCCGCCTCAGACGCGCCGGAAGCCGCACCGGCACCCGTCGCCGAAGAGCCCCCGACCGACGTCGCCGTTCCAGAGCCCACCCCGCCGGAACCCGAGCCGGACCCGCTCGCGATTGCCGCCGCCGAATGCCTCGACATCGCCGGCCCGGCTTCTGCCGGGGTCCCGACAGGCGCCGCAGATGCCGACGGGCAGAAGGCCCGGCTCGCCCGCGCCGCCGCGGCCTGCAGCGAGGCCGCAACCGCCGATCCCGCCGATCCCGCGGTCCTGTTCCACGCCGCCTCCATCGCGCAGGCCAAGGGTGATGCCCGAACGACCTTCGCGCTCCTCACACGGGCGTCTGTAGCCGGGTTCGGTCCGGCCGAGGCGCGTCTGGGGGATTACTTCCTCTTCGGTGTGGGACCGCAGGGCCAGAACATCCAGAAGGCCGTGGAGCATTTCCAGCGCGCCGCCGCGCTTGGTGATGCCGCCGGGATGACCACGCTCGCGCTTCTTCATCAGGTGGCGACCGGCGTGCCGCGCGATCCCGCCCGCATGGTCGAGCTCATGACCGGCGCTGCCGATCAGGGATATCATTTCGCGCAGTATCGCCTCGCCCAGACCTATCTCACCGGCGAAGGCTTCCCCGGTCGTGCCGATGCCGCACTAGGCATTCCCGATACCGCCAAGGCCGTCGACTATTTCACCCGCGCGGCCGATCAGGGCAATCTTGCCGCCGCGCTGGAGCTGTCCACGCTCTATGCCGATCCGGCCTCGGGCCTGCCCGACAACCCCGCTGAACAGATCCGGCTGACCCGCATGGTCGCTAATACGGGACATGCGCCCGCCGTCGCGCAGATGGGCGTGTTTTATGAGACCGGGCGCGGTGTCGCCTATGATCCGGCCGTGGCCGCAGGGCTGTATGTCAAGGCGCTCGAGAGCGGCGAACTCGCCTTCGCGGACTTGCGCCGTGGGGCGCCCGGACCCTGGGACCGCGATACAGCGATCGCCTTCCAGTTGGTTCTGCAAGAGCGAGGGCTCTACAACGGTGCGCTCGACGGGATCGTGGGGGCAGGGACCGCCGCCGCCGCCGCGCAACTCGCAACGCCCTAG
- a CDS encoding LLM class flavin-dependent oxidoreductase — protein MTAYSILDLAPIPEGFTAADALANSVDLAQNAEAQGYTRYWFAEHHNTTGIASAATSIVIGHVAGKTKTIRVGAGGIMLPNHAPLMVAEQFGTLATLYPDRIDLGLGRAPGTDMATARALRRMMQQADTFPEDVVELIGYLAPPQPGQRILAVPGEGTEVPIYMLGSSLFGAQLAAHLGLPYAFASHFAPDALDDAAYIYRRDFKPGQIEKPHFILAANLFAADTDDEAARLRTSMQQSFLKIRRGEMRGKLPKPVDDFGLVATPDEQAMVNQMLRITAVGGPARVQSQLAALIERYRPDEIILTGMIHDHAARCRSFEIGAQAMQALNTERIAS, from the coding sequence ATGACCGCCTATTCCATCCTCGATCTGGCCCCGATTCCCGAAGGTTTCACTGCGGCCGACGCGCTCGCCAATTCCGTGGACCTCGCCCAGAACGCGGAAGCGCAGGGTTACACCCGTTACTGGTTCGCCGAGCACCACAACACCACCGGGATCGCGAGCGCGGCGACCTCGATCGTGATCGGCCATGTCGCCGGGAAGACGAAAACCATCCGCGTCGGTGCCGGAGGCATCATGTTGCCCAACCACGCCCCGCTCATGGTGGCCGAGCAGTTCGGGACCCTGGCCACGCTCTACCCCGACCGGATCGACCTTGGCCTCGGGCGCGCGCCGGGGACCGACATGGCGACCGCGCGGGCGCTGCGCCGGATGATGCAGCAGGCGGACACCTTCCCCGAGGACGTGGTCGAACTGATAGGCTATCTCGCGCCGCCGCAGCCGGGCCAGCGCATCCTTGCCGTTCCGGGCGAAGGCACTGAGGTGCCGATCTACATGCTTGGCTCGTCGCTGTTCGGCGCACAATTGGCCGCGCATCTGGGCCTGCCCTATGCCTTTGCCAGCCACTTCGCGCCCGACGCGCTGGACGACGCCGCCTATATCTATCGTCGGGATTTCAAACCCGGACAGATCGAGAAGCCGCATTTCATCCTCGCCGCGAACCTCTTCGCCGCCGACACGGATGACGAGGCGGCGCGACTGCGCACCTCGATGCAGCAGAGTTTTCTCAAGATCCGGCGCGGCGAGATGCGGGGGAAATTGCCCAAACCCGTTGACGACTTCGGCCTCGTCGCGACGCCCGATGAACAGGCGATGGTGAACCAAATGCTGCGGATCACCGCCGTCGGAGGCCCCGCGCGGGTGCAATCGCAACTGGCCGCGCTGATCGAACGCTACCGTCCCGACGAGATCATCCTCACCGGCATGATCCACGACCACGCTGCACGGTGCCGGTCGTTCGAGATCGGGGCCCAGGCGATGCAGGCTCTCAATACGGAACGGATTGCGAGCTAG
- a CDS encoding LytTR family DNA-binding domain-containing protein, with protein MRYLVHMKAGIKRKLSVVLYMVAIAAVTGPFDTFQTLGLMHRIAYWGVSIVAISAFMIVAIEWFGGLPALRRFPVVAIVLGATAAGPFGAATVLALDVAFRGSEFTLYGLGFRWVFVSLVGIGVGIMEHYVRPRAQAREREILFSAARAEVAKSETASLFPEPGGANGAHDVPVSKANGHAAARPKEPPLFLRNLPEELGRSIISITTQDHYLDVVTEGGSDRILKRMSDAIAELNGYPGMQIHRSHWIAFDAVESLEREGRKVRVRLKNGEVLPVSRPNVEPLTKALEAG; from the coding sequence TTGCGCTATCTCGTCCACATGAAGGCGGGGATCAAGCGCAAGTTGTCGGTCGTACTGTACATGGTGGCTATCGCCGCCGTGACCGGACCCTTCGATACCTTCCAGACGCTCGGCCTGATGCACAGGATCGCATACTGGGGCGTCAGTATCGTGGCGATTTCGGCCTTTATGATCGTTGCCATCGAGTGGTTCGGTGGTTTGCCTGCGTTGCGGCGCTTCCCCGTCGTGGCCATCGTGCTTGGCGCGACGGCCGCGGGCCCATTCGGCGCGGCGACTGTTTTGGCGCTCGACGTTGCGTTTCGGGGCTCGGAGTTCACGCTTTACGGTCTGGGCTTTCGCTGGGTCTTCGTGAGCCTGGTCGGGATCGGCGTCGGGATCATGGAGCATTACGTACGCCCCAGGGCGCAGGCGCGCGAGCGCGAAATCCTGTTCAGCGCCGCGCGCGCCGAAGTCGCGAAGTCGGAAACCGCCTCCCTCTTCCCGGAGCCGGGCGGGGCGAACGGAGCGCACGACGTTCCTGTATCGAAAGCAAACGGCCACGCGGCGGCGAGGCCAAAAGAGCCGCCCCTGTTCCTGCGCAACCTGCCCGAGGAACTTGGGCGGTCGATCATTTCGATCACGACGCAGGACCACTACCTCGATGTGGTCACGGAAGGTGGAAGCGACAGGATCCTGAAGCGGATGTCGGACGCAATCGCCGAGTTGAACGGCTATCCCGGGATGCAGATCCACAGGTCACACTGGATCGCCTTCGACGCGGTGGAGTCACTCGAACGCGAGGGACGCAAGGTGCGGGTCAGGCTGAAGAATGGCGAGGTCCTGCCGGTCAGCCGCCCGAACGTCGAGCCGCTGACGAAGGCGCTCGAGGCGGGCTGA
- the cydC gene encoding thiol reductant ABC exporter subunit CydC: MSALVRILRIMTQGNRAAFWRGGALATLVLIMGAALLGLSGWFITATAVAGLAGIGIAFDVFRPSAMIRFLALGRAAARYGERLLTHDATLAALASLRTTLLSRLSTAPFLTLGRLRAGEGLNRITADVDALDALPLRVVLPVVAASVTVTLAAVMIAWLVDPMAALLLWAGFTLGGGFVTLAGIRRARDLSTRTEALTQSHRARTIDLLSARDDLVATGRLPEALAVTEAAEDDRHRASIALDRIERATGRNLSLVAGMTLAVVVWQTGSLVLAGDLDPARAAIAVFAALALGEALMPLRRLAAEMGRLTSAAKRVGDLLDQSSAPESTTAPPGTLLPLVVSDLALYRPGTAIPIVSDLSLTLAAGTTTLLTAPSGQGKSTLLAALAGLIDPASGMVTLGGMPVSDWPEDALRRRLSLLPQRAALIAGTVADNLRLAAPEASDDGLWQALDTAALAETIRTKGGLSLKLGPRGTGLSGGEARRLALARALLVHPEVLLLDEPTEGLDAATAARVLANLRQALPDAVLVIAAHRDTDLVEADAIVTL, encoded by the coding sequence ATGAGCGCCCTTGTCCGCATTCTGCGCATCATGACCCAAGGCAACCGGGCCGCCTTCTGGCGGGGTGGGGCACTTGCGACGCTGGTCCTGATCATGGGTGCGGCGCTTCTGGGGCTTTCGGGATGGTTCATCACCGCCACCGCTGTGGCGGGGCTTGCAGGAATCGGCATCGCCTTCGACGTATTCCGCCCCTCCGCGATGATCCGCTTCCTCGCTCTGGGCCGCGCCGCCGCCCGCTATGGCGAGCGGCTCCTGACCCATGACGCCACGCTGGCGGCCCTCGCGTCCTTGCGAACGACCCTTCTGTCCCGGCTGTCCACCGCCCCCTTCCTGACCCTCGGTCGGCTGCGGGCGGGGGAGGGGCTCAACCGGATTACGGCGGATGTGGACGCGCTCGACGCGCTGCCCTTGCGCGTGGTTCTGCCCGTGGTCGCGGCTTCCGTCACCGTTACCCTCGCGGCCGTCATGATCGCATGGCTTGTCGACCCCATGGCGGCACTGCTTCTCTGGGCGGGCTTCACCCTTGGCGGCGGTTTCGTCACGCTTGCCGGCATCCGTCGCGCGCGCGACCTGTCCACCCGGACCGAGGCCCTGACCCAATCGCACCGCGCCCGGACCATCGACCTTCTCTCCGCCCGCGATGACCTTGTCGCCACCGGTCGCCTGCCCGAGGCGCTGGCAGTGACTGAGGCGGCCGAGGATGACCGCCACCGCGCCTCGATTGCCCTCGACCGCATCGAACGCGCCACGGGTCGCAACCTGTCGCTCGTTGCCGGAATGACCCTCGCCGTTGTCGTCTGGCAGACCGGCAGCCTCGTTCTGGCTGGGGACCTTGACCCTGCCCGTGCCGCCATCGCCGTCTTCGCCGCCCTCGCGCTGGGCGAGGCTCTGATGCCGCTGCGCCGTCTCGCCGCCGAGATGGGACGCCTGACGAGCGCCGCCAAACGGGTGGGCGACCTGTTGGACCAGTCCAGCGCTCCCGAGAGCACCACCGCGCCGCCCGGGACGTTGCTGCCGCTCGTGGTGTCAGACCTCGCGCTATACCGACCCGGCACCGCCATTCCCATCGTCTCGGATCTGTCGCTTACCCTCGCCGCCGGAACAACCACGCTTCTCACCGCCCCATCGGGTCAGGGCAAATCCACTCTTCTCGCGGCACTTGCGGGCCTGATCGACCCGGCCTCGGGCATGGTCACCCTTGGCGGCATGCCGGTCAGTGACTGGCCGGAGGATGCGCTGCGTCGCCGTCTGAGCCTGCTCCCACAGCGCGCGGCCCTGATTGCAGGCACGGTGGCTGACAACCTGCGCCTCGCCGCGCCGGAGGCGAGCGACGACGGGCTCTGGCAAGCCCTCGACACCGCTGCTCTAGCAGAGACTATCCGCACCAAGGGCGGGCTGTCCCTCAAACTCGGCCCCCGTGGCACGGGGCTTTCCGGGGGCGAGGCCCGTCGCCTCGCGCTCGCGCGCGCGCTCCTTGTCCACCCCGAGGTTCTCCTCCTCGACGAACCGACCGAAGGGCTCGACGCCGCGACCGCCGCGCGCGTTCTTGCGAACCTGCGCCAAGCCTTGCCCGATGCGGTGCTGGTCATCGCCGCCCATCGCGACACGGATCTCGTTGAGGCTGACGCAATCGTGACGCTCTAA
- a CDS encoding cytochrome ubiquinol oxidase subunit I yields MEFGIVELSRLQFALTAMYHFLFVPLTLGLSILVAIMETVYVMSGRPIWRQMTKFWGTLFGINFVLGVATGITMEFQFGMNWSYYSHYVGDVFGAPLAIEGLMAFFLEATFVGLFFFGWDKLSKVGHLVVAWLVAIGSNFSALWILIANGWMVNPVGAEFNPETMRMEMTNFFEVLFNQAAQSKFVHTVSAGYVTAAVFVLGVSAWYLLKNRHIELARRSIAVASAFGLASALSVVVLGDESGYAASHTQKMKLASIEAMWETHDAPAPFTLFGIPDREARETHYAIEIPWVMGLIGTRSLTQEIPGINELEAESVNNIRSGLRAYDALMEIREMRDETPEATRLVFEENSENLGYAFLLYRYVEDPRDATDEQIAQAAEDTIPGVGPLFWAFRVMVGLGFMFIAVMLYFFAMSSFGNMRFHKWALRSAVIIIPTPWIAAEMGWFVAEYGRQPWTVDGVLPTALSVSRLSITDVALTLAGFIAFYTVLFVIEVKLMLKYIRRGPVEDVEETLDWRYKHEARLRSSGLTEAPHVDQPAE; encoded by the coding sequence ATGGAATTCGGAATCGTGGAGCTGTCACGGCTCCAGTTCGCCCTGACGGCGATGTATCACTTCCTCTTCGTCCCGCTGACCCTGGGTCTGTCGATCCTCGTGGCGATCATGGAGACGGTCTATGTCATGTCCGGCCGGCCGATCTGGCGGCAGATGACCAAATTCTGGGGCACGCTCTTCGGGATCAACTTCGTTCTCGGCGTGGCGACCGGCATCACCATGGAGTTCCAGTTCGGGATGAACTGGAGCTACTACAGCCACTACGTCGGCGACGTCTTCGGCGCGCCGCTGGCCATCGAAGGGCTCATGGCCTTCTTTCTCGAAGCGACCTTCGTGGGTCTCTTCTTCTTCGGCTGGGACAAGCTCTCCAAGGTCGGACACCTCGTCGTCGCCTGGCTCGTTGCCATCGGCTCGAACTTCTCGGCGCTCTGGATCCTGATCGCCAACGGCTGGATGGTGAACCCGGTCGGGGCCGAGTTCAATCCCGAGACGATGCGCATGGAGATGACGAACTTCTTCGAAGTCCTCTTCAATCAGGCCGCGCAGTCGAAATTCGTCCACACCGTTTCGGCCGGCTACGTCACGGCTGCGGTCTTCGTTCTGGGCGTGAGCGCGTGGTATCTTCTGAAGAACCGCCATATCGAGCTTGCCCGCCGCTCCATTGCCGTGGCCTCGGCGTTCGGTCTCGCCTCGGCGCTGTCGGTCGTCGTCCTTGGAGACGAAAGCGGCTATGCGGCGTCGCATACCCAGAAGATGAAGCTCGCCTCGATCGAAGCGATGTGGGAAACCCATGACGCCCCCGCGCCCTTCACCCTTTTCGGCATTCCCGACCGAGAGGCGCGCGAGACGCATTACGCCATCGAGATACCGTGGGTCATGGGCCTTATCGGCACGCGGTCCCTGACGCAGGAAATCCCGGGAATCAACGAGCTCGAGGCGGAAAGCGTCAACAACATCCGCTCCGGTCTGCGTGCCTATGATGCGCTCATGGAAATCCGCGAGATGCGCGACGAGACGCCGGAAGCCACGCGGCTCGTATTCGAGGAAAATTCCGAGAACCTGGGATACGCATTCCTTCTCTACCGTTATGTCGAGGACCCGCGTGACGCCACTGACGAGCAGATCGCGCAGGCGGCGGAAGACACGATCCCGGGCGTCGGGCCACTCTTCTGGGCCTTCCGCGTCATGGTGGGACTCGGCTTCATGTTCATCGCCGTGATGCTTTACTTCTTCGCGATGTCGTCCTTCGGGAACATGCGGTTCCACAAGTGGGCGCTGCGCTCTGCCGTCATCATCATCCCGACGCCATGGATCGCAGCCGAGATGGGCTGGTTCGTCGCCGAATACGGGCGACAGCCCTGGACGGTGGACGGGGTTTTGCCGACCGCGCTGTCGGTGTCGCGCCTGTCGATCACCGATGTCGCGCTCACGCTGGCGGGGTTCATCGCTTTCTACACCGTCCTCTTCGTGATCGAGGTGAAGCTCATGCTGAAATACATTCGCCGCGGACCGGTGGAGGACGTCGAGGAAACGCTCGACTGGCGCTACAAGCACGAAGCCCGGCTCAGGTCCTCGGGTCTGACCGAAGCCCCCCACGTCGACCAACCTGCGGAGTAA
- the cydX gene encoding cytochrome bd-I oxidase subunit CydX, translating to MWYFAWLLGLPLAALFAVLNAMWLELREDQRLAEEGDAREREKRGVR from the coding sequence ATGTGGTATTTCGCTTGGCTTTTGGGGCTTCCCCTCGCCGCCCTCTTCGCCGTGCTCAACGCCATGTGGCTTGAACTGCGCGAGGACCAGCGCCTCGCCGAAGAGGGCGACGCGCGGGAGCGGGAGAAGCGTGGCGTGCGCTGA